DNA from Streptomyces sp. Edi4:
TGTTGGTGCTCTTCCCGCGCCCAGGAGTGCCCGGCCTGGCGGAGCATCTGGACCACTGCCGCGTTACCGGCCGTGCTCTGGAGCGCGAGGGCACCCGGGGCCGTTTCCTTGCCCTTGGCCGGAACCCGCTCGTGGGCCGGGGGACGCCGGGTCTTTGCAGCGTGTGACTGCGCTGGGTCGTGGCTGTGCACGGGTCTCTCTTCCTGAGCGGTGGTTTCCTCCCCCTGCATACGTGCCCGTGGCCGCCCAGGTCAGGTACGCAAGGGCAGAGTTGAAGGCAGAAGGACGTGCGTGTACGGGCCGTGTCCGGCGCGACCTTCAGCCGACGCGACACCCCCATGAGGAGTGGCCTTCGGCGCACTCCCACACGATCCGTGCCCGTTACGCCAATGCCTGCGCCCTCGAACAGCACCGCAACCGACCCCCGGGTGTGTCAACTTGACGGCTGATCCTGGTTGTTGAGTCATCGCTGGTCAGTGGGGGTGAGGCGGCCATCGAAGGCACTCTGGAAGGCGTTCGGGGGCGCCTTCCAGCGCATCGTCCAGCGGCGCCGGCCCTTGCCCGGTCGGGTCCAGGCTTCTCGCGCCGTTCCCCGCGCCCCCGACAGGGCTCATGCTGGCCCACCCGGCATACCTCAGCCCGCCCGGCGGCGCGCGCCCCCGTCGAACAGGCCCGCCCGCTCGGCGGCGTGGCCGCGCAGACGGTGGGCCGGCCCGAAGAGCAGGTCGTCAGCCGCAGCCCGCTTGAAGTAGAGGTGCGCCTCGTGCTCCCAAGTGAAGCCGATCCCCCCATGCAACTGCACGGCCTCCGCCGCGACCGACCGCGACGCGTCCAGCCCCTGAGCCAGCGCGAGAGCGCCCGCGTCGGGATCCCAGGCCGCGTAGTAGGCCGCCGACCGCGCCGCCTGCACCTGGACGTACAGGTCGGCGAGCCGGTGCTTGACCGCCTGGAAGGACCCGATGGCCCGCCCGAACTGTTCGCGTTCCTTGACGTACGCCACCGTCCGCTCCAGCGCCTCACTCGCGGCCCCGACGGCCTCGGCCGCGAGGCAGGCGGCGGCGGTGCGCCCGACGCCGGCGAGCGCGACGGCGGGATCGGGACCGTCCGCGCCGCCCAGCAACTCACCCTCAACCTCCCGCAGCTGTACCCGCGCCTGGGTACGTGTCTCATCCACAGTGGTCTGGCGGATGCGGCGCAGGCCGGCCGCGTCGCCGGGTACGACGAAGAACAGGATGCGGCTGCGGGCGTATCCGCCGGCGTGCGCGGCGACCACGAGCAACTGGGCACTGTGCCCGTCGAGCACCTGCGTGGCCTCCCCGTACAGCCGCCAGCCGCCGTCCGGCGACCGCCCGGCCTGGATGCCACCGGCCCGGCCGCCCCCGGCCCACGCGCCGTCCGCGCCCCCGCCGGTCAGGCCGAGCGCCGGCGCGAGCCCGGCGCCGGGCACCACGAGGGTGGCGGTCCGCTCGCCCCGGGCGATCAGGGGGAGCAGGGCGGCCTTCTGGGCCCCGCTCCCCAGGGCCGCGACGAGCGGCGCGGCGAGCACGGCGGTGGCGAGCAGCGGGGAGGGCAGCAGAGCGCGGCCCGTCTCCTCGCAGGCCAGGGCGAGTTCGGTCGGCGTGCACCCCGCTCCCCCGTACTCCTCGGGCAGCGCGAGCCCCACGAGCCCGAGCTCACCACAGAGCCGTCTCCAGAGCGCGGCGTCATGACCGGCCGGGGTGCGCACCGCGTTCTTGACGTCCTGTGGGCCGCAGTGCTTGGCGAGCACTTCACGCAGGGTGCGGCGGATCTCGTCCTGCTCCGCGGTGAAGGCGGCGTCCATCGGCGGGCTCCTCCCCCAGAGGCAACGCCTCTGCTCTGACGGGCCGTCATGTTAGGGGTGCCAAACCCAAATGCCCAGGGTTGAACGGCGGTTGGCCGCCCGCTTCCGTACCCGCCGCGACCTGACGTACCGTCAGATCCATGTCTCGGCCACCAGTACAACCAACGCTCCCACCACCGCCACGGCCATCGCCACCCTCATCACCGCCACCGCCCCGCGTCGCGCGCCACCCGCGCAAGGTGGCCATCGTGGGTGTCGCGCTGTCCGACAGCGGGCGGGTGGACGACGCGACCCCGTACGCCCTGCACGCCCAGGCCGCCCGGCGCGCGCTCGCCGACTCGGGGCTGGACCGGAGCGTCATCGACGGGTTCGGCTCGGCCGGGCTCGGCACCCTCGCGCCGGTGGAGGTCGCCGAGTACCTGGGGCTCAGGCCGACCTGGGTGGACTCCACCGCCGTCGGGGGCGCGACCTGGGAGGTCATGGCCGCGCACGCCGCCGAGGCGATCGCGGCGGGCCACGCGCGCGCCGTGCTTCTCGTGTACGGGTCGACCGCGCGCGCCGACATCAAGGCGGGCCGGCGCACGGCGAACCTCTCCTTCGGCAGCCGGGGCCCGCTCCAGTTCGAGGTGCCATACGGTCACACGCTGATCGCCAAGTACGCGATGGCCGCGCGCCGCCACATGCACCAATTCGGCACGACGCTGGAGCAGTTGGCGGAGGTGGCGGTGCAGGCGCGGGCGAACGCGGCCACCAATCCGCAGGCGATGTTCCGCGACCCGATCACGGTGGACGAGGTGCTGTCCGGCCCGATGATCGCGGACCCGTTCACCAAGCTGCACTGCTGCGTGCGTTCCGACGGGGGGTGCGCGGTGCTGCTCGCAGCCGAGGAGTACGTACCGGACACGGCCAAGTCGCCGGTGTGGGTGCTGGGTTCGGGCACATCGGTCTCGCACACGACGATGTCGCAGTGGCCGGACTTCACGGTGTCACCTGCGGCGGTGTCGGGACGCCTGGCCTTCGAGCGGGCGGGGGTGCGGCCGGGCGACGTGCACCTGGCCGAGATCTATGACGCGTTCACCTATATGACCCTGGTGACGCTGGAGGATCTGGGGTTCTGCGCGAAGGGCGAGGGGGGCACGTTCGTGGAGAAGGGCCGGCTGCTGCGGGACGGGGCGTTGCCGGTCAACACGGACGGCGGCGGCCTCTCGGCGTGCCATCCCGGGATGCGGGGGTTGTTCCTGCTGGTGGAGGCGGTACGGCAGCTGCGCGGGGAGGGAGGCGCGGGCCAGGTACGCAGACCGGGCGGCGCGCTGCCGGAGATCGCGGTGGCGTCGGGCACGGGGGGCTGGTTCTGCTCCTCCGGGACGGTGGTGCTGGGGCGGGGGTGAGGGGCCCTGCGGGGTTACCGCACTCGCACCCGCATCCACTTCTCTTGCAGCCTCGTCCTGTTCTGCGAAAAGGGCGCCGCACAGCTCACCGACGTCCCCGCTCGCGCACCGGGGACGCGCAGGGGCGCGATTCAGAGAGCGATCCCGGACAGCTTCGACAAACGCAGCAGCTCAGGATTGCTGCGTCGGTGCAGGGACGATACGACCCGGAAGACCTCTCGCCCCATGGGGTGAATGCGAGCCATCTGCGGTGCCGCCTCCCACGCCATCGTCAAATTCTCCAACGCCGCGTCACGGTCGCCCACGTCAAGCTGCGCCCGCGCCATGTTGATTCGTGTTGGAGCAATTCGTGTCGGTGGCAACCCCCGCAATACCGCGTCAATGCCCTCGGCTGCGCTCAG
Protein-coding regions in this window:
- a CDS encoding acyl-CoA dehydrogenase family protein, which translates into the protein MDAAFTAEQDEIRRTLREVLAKHCGPQDVKNAVRTPAGHDAALWRRLCGELGLVGLALPEEYGGAGCTPTELALACEETGRALLPSPLLATAVLAAPLVAALGSGAQKAALLPLIARGERTATLVVPGAGLAPALGLTGGGADGAWAGGGRAGGIQAGRSPDGGWRLYGEATQVLDGHSAQLLVVAAHAGGYARSRILFFVVPGDAAGLRRIRQTTVDETRTQARVQLREVEGELLGGADGPDPAVALAGVGRTAAACLAAEAVGAASEALERTVAYVKEREQFGRAIGSFQAVKHRLADLYVQVQAARSAAYYAAWDPDAGALALAQGLDASRSVAAEAVQLHGGIGFTWEHEAHLYFKRAAADDLLFGPAHRLRGHAAERAGLFDGGARRRAG
- a CDS encoding acetyl-CoA acetyltransferase, whose product is MAIVGVALSDSGRVDDATPYALHAQAARRALADSGLDRSVIDGFGSAGLGTLAPVEVAEYLGLRPTWVDSTAVGGATWEVMAAHAAEAIAAGHARAVLLVYGSTARADIKAGRRTANLSFGSRGPLQFEVPYGHTLIAKYAMAARRHMHQFGTTLEQLAEVAVQARANAATNPQAMFRDPITVDEVLSGPMIADPFTKLHCCVRSDGGCAVLLAAEEYVPDTAKSPVWVLGSGTSVSHTTMSQWPDFTVSPAAVSGRLAFERAGVRPGDVHLAEIYDAFTYMTLVTLEDLGFCAKGEGGTFVEKGRLLRDGALPVNTDGGGLSACHPGMRGLFLLVEAVRQLRGEGGAGQVRRPGGALPEIAVASGTGGWFCSSGTVVLGRG